agtGTTTATGTCTTTATTGTGATGATATGATTTAATGTGAATAAGACCTATTAAAGACCTCAAAGACCATGTATATATTGTCTTAACATTACATAACAAATCTgaattaaaatttacatttacaagtTGTGTAGCAGATTTTAATAATCAGGATTACCTACTTCTGACAAATGCTGTATCACAaccattttccttttttaatcaACACTACAATTCTGGTTTGCATGAGACATTCATTCAGTCTTAAAAGAGGAAGATTTTAGAGAAAACGACAGACATTTACTTTTCCAGTACATGGTGATTATTTCTTCATGACACTTGTCTTTTACACAGATGTATATTTTTTGGGTACCAGTCTGAATATTGTCATTTGCTGTATAGCTTGAATAAACAGCTCGAAACTGCACTAGAATGTGTCTTGAATagaaatgccttttttttttttctgcacaaGATATCAGCATTTTCTGTCTGAGGTTTGTGCCTCAGCAGCCTTTTGTTAGTGAGTAAAAGCAAGTTGCATTACCTCTTCTGAATTGTGCTGAGATTATGATTCAGACCAAACACACTTATTTGAAGTGGTAGTGTAATTGCATGTTTTATGATGCGAGTTAGAACTGAAAAGCACTTCTACTAATGGCATGACTATCATGGAACTCATACAATCAAGACAAAAGGTAGTACACTTTCAGGGGGATTTGAACTTGTGAAGcagttttcaaaaatattatccTGCATAGAAAATTCACCATGCAAGGTCTTTATTATACAGATTATGCACCACTAGTGTGAAGAAGCAATAAATACAGCATGTTATCACTTtatctatttgaatgtattttacacgTGGCATATCTAAGCCAGATGTCTCTTTCCTTTGATCCTTAGCATAACCCTGTGATTGCTAAACAAGAGGTCTGCCATGCATTAATTAAATGTCTTATGTATTTTGGGTATCTTACACGGCATATAAAATCAAATGATTATCAAGAAAGCTTTAGGTTCTCCATAGTTCACTCAGTAATATCAGTAATGAGAATTCATAGTAGAAGTGTATCTTCTTCCCAAATCCCACTTTTATTGCACTAATTGTCACTTAAGggctatgaaagtcaatggtaTCGAGACAAGATATAGGCTAACCTTTGTTCTGTGAATGTGAAAAGTCTCATGATATTCACAAGTATCTTTCATACACTGTTTATTTGAAGTGCAACCTAATAACTAAATGCTTGTTCAAACCAATCATGATAACTGTAACGAAATAACTAGCCTATAGCCTATTAACATCCACACTAACAGATGAAAACATTCAGTTAATACTCTGCAGTTCTGTTTTTAGCCTATCGTTCATCAGCATATTGTTAGGCTACTCTGATGTTAGTGAtatggactctgctattctattctctcttttttttttttttttggtgagctATATGGTTATTGTTATGATTATGGTTATAAATGTTTGCCTGAGCAGACCTTAATCTTGTATAATATTGTTACAAAACAAGTTTTACCATCCTGACAATCAGCTTAGAAAAGATTTGTCGCATATTAATTCCATCACCATAATAAAATGAGCTGCCTGCAGCTGTAATTCCCTTTATGAATTTATTCAAGGCAAATGAtacatgtttaattcaatagTCAGCCGGTTTATATTTTCCTATGCGCGTTGTTAAGGAAACTCGCGGGCGTCAAATGGTTAAACATATGCCGCGCCCATCACATCCTGTCCCGTTAGTAGGCTACTGTCGCTACACATATACTGAACTTTGCCTTTCGGTAAACACGAAGTGTAATAATTGGACAGCCAGAGCGAAGGTCGATAATCCATCCACTCGGTTAAATGCTAAATGAATAGAGCAAACCTGTTATTGTATTAGTGAGCGCTAATCGAAAAGAgtgaggtaagacaccagttGTTGCGCATTAATAGAAAACGAGTAAATACGACTACATTCGAATGTACACGGTAACATTCGcctaaattattaatttgtgaTGACATCGTAAATCTACTATTGTTGAAAAATTGAATAAACTTGCTAAACGTATAACCATTGTCTCTAGGATCTATTCATTTTCATCATGAACTTTCTCTTGGAGACTCTTCAGGTGCTTTTGATGTCACTGGTCTACAGCTTAGAAGCATTCGTTAGGTTATTTGTACCGCCTCGAAAGAAGAATGTGTCCGGGGAGATCGTGTTGCTGACCGGGGCGGGCAGCGGCATAGGTCGCCTCATGGCCCTGGAGTTCGCGCGCCTGGGCGCGCGCCTTGTGCTGTGGGATATCAATGAGGACGGTAATAAAGAGACTGCTCGTATGATTAAAGAAACGCACGGCGCGCGAGCGTACACATATACCTGTGACTGCAGCGACCGCGAGGAAGTGTACAGAATCGCAAACCAGGTAGAATACCCGTTTGCGCCTCAGTACAAAGACATATAGGCTAGTACACTACATGTAATCTACAATGTAATCGTCTACATTCTTGTGTAGGTAACTGCAGTGTACATAGCTGACAACTGGACATAGGCATAGAcacagtatattttatttatttatatatttcacattCATGTATTAGGTGTAGCCTATTAGGATTTATTTATCTGTAAATTTTAATGGGATTTgccttttaatttatttgagatCAGGAAAAGAATGTCATTTTGTGCCACAGGACCTACACAACTGCCAAATTTGTAATGACCATAAACATTATGACTATAAACATTCACTCTCTTGCTTAAACGTTTATTttcagtacactgtaaaatgttttatcacTATAACAGTGTctgttattaatttttaatggtttCAGCTTGATTTTCTTAATTAGTATGTGTAATCAAAATGATTGAAAAACCACAATGAACTGCTGTGACTAAGTTCAACTTTGACACCTCTTTGATACTTTCAACTTTAGGACAGTAATCCCTTAAGTGTTAAATTTTAGTGAGTTTACATTTTGACAGTCTAATAAGATCTTGCATAATTCATGATCAATCCCTTTGTTTTATTAAGGTAAAGCATGAGGTTGGTGATATCacaattttgataaataatgCAGGAATTGTTACTGGGAAGAAGTTCATGGAATCTCCTGATTCACTCATAGAGAAGTCTATGGAGGTCAATAGTCTGGCACATTTCTGGGTATGtatactatctatctatctatctatctatctatctatctatctatctgtctatttgCCTCTAAATGATGCTCAAACAAAGCATGAATGATTGCCTATATCTCCTCTTAGATGTACAAGGCATTTCTGCCAGCAATGACTGCTGCTAATCATGGCCATTTGGTCAGTATTGCAAGCTCCGCTGGACTTATTGGAGTAAATGGACTGGCAGGTAGATGTTCTCAGTTAACAATGTAAATCTCTCACTTAGAAATAAGTACACATTTCATATGACAATTGTGCTTTTGAATGTTTTGTACAGATTATTGTGCAAGTAAGTTTGCTGCAGTTGGCTTTGCTGAGTCTATGGCACTAGAGCTGCTGGCCATGGGCTATGATGGAGTGAAGACCACCATAGTTTGCCCATTTTTCATTAACACTGGCATGTTTGATGGTGCCAACACAAAGTAAGAAacatactgtttttaaaaaataaacataacctACTTTTCCTGCCTACTTAACCAAACATTTTCTGTACTGCTCAgcacactgttttttttttaaatttattttttatgataaaCGTGTGGACATGGCTGCGTAATTTATGAATGCTAGATCTGTGACAATGCATGTACAATCTGCTCCAGTACATTGGAGAAGcatgcacatttacatttattaatttctgtcatgacaactctcagaaGAGAGTTTAGCATGGTAATATACATgccaatgttaatgtgtttggtcttggcggaatagatctactacactgctgcggcagagcaagtacTACTGCCAGTACGTCCACggacatgctgctgtgagcatgtagaaAATAACCTCCATatgtaaaatgcataaaattaacttgtagcagatctatacaggtggagctggggaaggtggagggtttcatcCTATAGAAAGAATAACATGAGTAGtgctaaaaatacaaaatctaTAAGAGTACATGCTAGAACAATAAGAAATGGTGAGCATAGAGCATATAATCCATCAACAGGATTATGTCATGTTCTTACagcagtttttttaaaaacatttcttgaaTATTATAAGTGGAATCATCTGTCTGTAGGGTTAGTAAGAATATTCTACCAGGGAGGAACAATGTACATGAAATTCGTGAATACATTGGAAAGTGATAATGTGTCTTTCTGCGGTGGTGTGAGTCACGGCTCACTTTATAACTGCAGGCTTTTGGAGGGGATGTAAATTTGTATGAGTGGAGGTAAGAGAGTGCAGAGCCAGTGACTGTTCTGCACACAAACATCAAACATACAGTGCACTTAAACATGCATTACATTGTTATATAATATGTTGAAAAACATGGAAACAGTTTTATCTAGAGTTTATGCATATCTATATGCATTATGCAATTTTAATTAGCGACTGGATTATGATGAAATAAGAGTAACGGTGAGTTTGCTTGAGAAAGAGACACTCAAGTAGGACAGACAGAATATGACAGAGGTCATGTAATTCACCCAGTGCTCTCTAAGatctgtgtgtgagtgcgtgtgtttttCTCTTA
The sequence above is a segment of the Onychostoma macrolepis isolate SWU-2019 chromosome 07, ASM1243209v1, whole genome shotgun sequence genome. Coding sequences within it:
- the sdr16c5b gene encoding epidermal retinol dehydrogenase 2 isoform X1 encodes the protein MNFLLETLQVLLMSLVYSLEAFVRLFVPPRKKNVSGEIVLLTGAGSGIGRLMALEFARLGARLVLWDINEDGNKETARMIKETHGARAYTYTCDCSDREEVYRIANQVKHEVGDITILINNAGIVTGKKFMESPDSLIEKSMEVNSLAHFWMYKAFLPAMTAANHGHLVSIASSAGLIGVNGLADYCASKFAAVGFAESMALELLAMGYDGVKTTIVCPFFINTGMFDGANTKWPRIMPILEPEYACRKIVDAVRREQVYVYMPRSIYIAIVLKNLLPTKMGVLLGEYLGAFNFMAKFKGHGKKIK
- the sdr16c5b gene encoding epidermal retinol dehydrogenase 2 isoform X2; translation: MSLVYSLEAFVRLFVPPRKKNVSGEIVLLTGAGSGIGRLMALEFARLGARLVLWDINEDGNKETARMIKETHGARAYTYTCDCSDREEVYRIANQVKHEVGDITILINNAGIVTGKKFMESPDSLIEKSMEVNSLAHFWMYKAFLPAMTAANHGHLVSIASSAGLIGVNGLADYCASKFAAVGFAESMALELLAMGYDGVKTTIVCPFFINTGMFDGANTKWPRIMPILEPEYACRKIVDAVRREQVYVYMPRSIYIAIVLKNLLPTKMGVLLGEYLGAFNFMAKFKGHGKKIK